One window of Chamaesiphon minutus PCC 6605 genomic DNA carries:
- a CDS encoding CBS domain-containing protein yields MSSTANLLQNLPSLASIVDRQPLTVDPDMLLGEVISLMSRAKGRNCLLPDSDVARASATSLAQNIVPHHSAVLVLANDRLVGIFTERDLVQLTASQRSLQGVKVGEVMSTELQTLVLSDRHTVMSALTIFQQHQVRHLPILNDRQQLIGIVTPEHIRQILQPINLLKFRSVAEGMTSEVIQAPPTTTILQIAQMMTARNISSIVIMDDLQPLQPVGIITEQDIVQFQTLELDLERLLVGAVMSSPLFCLQPTDSLWSAQQIMASKQIRRLVITNERGELAGILTQSNLLQLLDPLEMLYMLEQLQQQTIERAAELEQSNRELRLEVIRRQQIEDELELRVQARTAELNLRTQQLQAEIAKHEFQKYALDRSAIVAMTDRHGIITDVNDQFCQISQYTRAELLGQTHQIITSNSKFRF; encoded by the coding sequence ATGTCAAGTACTGCGAATCTGTTGCAGAATTTACCCAGCTTGGCATCGATCGTCGATCGACAGCCATTGACGGTAGATCCGGACATGCTGCTGGGAGAAGTTATTTCGTTGATGAGTCGGGCTAAAGGACGTAACTGCCTATTGCCAGACTCTGACGTTGCCAGAGCATCAGCAACCTCATTAGCGCAGAACATCGTCCCACATCATAGCGCGGTCTTAGTTTTAGCCAACGATCGATTAGTTGGCATTTTTACCGAACGGGATTTAGTTCAGCTTACAGCTAGTCAACGCAGTCTCCAGGGCGTCAAAGTAGGGGAAGTGATGTCTACCGAGCTGCAAACCCTAGTGCTCTCAGATCGCCATACAGTGATGAGTGCGTTAACGATCTTTCAACAGCATCAGGTCCGCCATTTACCGATTCTCAACGATCGCCAGCAGCTCATCGGCATCGTCACGCCAGAGCATATCCGCCAAATTTTGCAGCCAATCAATCTGTTAAAATTTCGCTCGGTAGCTGAAGGGATGACGAGTGAGGTAATTCAAGCTCCGCCCACGACAACAATCTTACAGATCGCCCAGATGATGACCGCGCGGAACATCAGTTCGATCGTCATTATGGACGATTTACAACCGTTGCAACCAGTCGGAATTATTACCGAACAAGATATCGTCCAGTTTCAAACCCTCGAACTCGATCTAGAGCGATTGTTAGTCGGTGCGGTGATGAGTAGTCCGTTGTTTTGCTTGCAGCCAACCGATTCATTATGGTCTGCCCAGCAAATTATGGCATCCAAGCAGATTCGGCGATTGGTAATTACTAACGAGCGCGGCGAGCTAGCCGGAATTCTTACTCAGTCGAACCTGCTGCAATTACTCGATCCGCTGGAAATGCTGTACATGCTAGAGCAATTGCAACAGCAAACGATCGAGCGAGCGGCAGAATTAGAGCAGAGCAATCGCGAGTTGCGATTGGAAGTAATCAGACGACAACAAATTGAAGATGAGCTAGAATTGCGGGTGCAAGCGCGCACCGCCGAACTAAATTTGCGAACGCAGCAACTCCAAGCTGAGATTGCCAAGCATGAGTTTCAGAAATACGCACTCGATCGATCGGCGATCGTGGCGATGACCGATCGACATGGCATCATTACCGATGTCAACGACCAGTTTTGCCAGATTTCGCAGTATACCAGAGCGGAGCTATTGGGACAAACTCACCAGATTATCACCAGCAATTCCAAATTCAGATTTTGA